The Coffea arabica cultivar ET-39 chromosome 3c, Coffea Arabica ET-39 HiFi, whole genome shotgun sequence genome contains a region encoding:
- the LOC113734321 gene encoding uncharacterized protein isoform X3, which produces MQVTYPNMMELFENLGVDMELSDMSFSVSLDKGKGCEWGSRNGLSSLFAQKKNVLNPKFWQMIREIVKFKADVISYVEELEKNPDLDRNETLGHFIRSRGYSELFQKAYLVPICASIWSCSSEGVLNFSAYSILSFCRNHHLLQLFGRPQWLTVRWRSQTYISKVKDDLERRGCQIRNGCEVRAVSTKDEGCVVTCENGSIEVYNSCIVAAHAPDALKILGEQATYDESRILGAFQYAYSDIFLHRDKNFMPQNPAAWSAWNFLGTVDNKVCVTYWLNILQNLGETGLPYLVTLNPPHTPENTLLRWSTGHPVPSVAASKASTRLNDIQGKRGIWFCGAYQGYGFHEDGLKAGTVAAQSLLRKSCTILSNPKHMVPSWTETGARLLVTKFLNGFIATGSLMLLEEGGTMFTFEGTTKKSFLKVSIKVHSPQFYWKVATQADLGLADAYINGDISFVDKNEGLLNLFMVYVANRDLKASVTSSSYQRGWWTPLLLTAGLASAKYFFQHVSRQNTLTQARRNISRHYDLSNELFSLFLDETMTYSCAIFKSEDEDLKIAQLRKISLLIERARISKDHHVLEIGCGWGSLAIEVVKRTGCQYTGITLSEKQLTYAEQKVREVGMQDHIKFLLCDYRQLPETYKYDRIISCEMLEAVGHEFMEKYFSSCNSVLAEDGILVLQFISIPDERYEEYRQSSDFIREYIFPGGCLPSLSRVTSAMAAASGLCVEHLENFGIHYYHTLRRWRTNFLSKQSEILELGFDEKFIRTWEYYFDYCAAGFKTCTLGNYQVVFSRPGNVVSFGNLQKGVPSAY; this is translated from the exons ATGCAG GTGACTTATCCAAATATGATGGAACTCTTTGAGAATCTTGGAGTAGATATGGAGCTTTCTGATATGTCATTCTCAGTGAGCCTAGACAAGGGCAAAGGCTGTGAATGGGGGAGCAGAAATGGATTGTCAAGTTTGTTTGCACAGAAGAAGAATGTACTTAAtccaaaattttggcaaatGATCCGAGAAATTGTCAAGTTTAAGGCTGATGTCATAAG TTATGTAGAAGAGCTAGAGAAAAATCCGGACTTAGATCGGAATGAAACACTTGGGCATTTCATCAGATCACGTGGATACTCAGAGTTATTTCAGAAGGCCTATCTT GTTCCAATATGTGCTTCTATCTGGTCATGCTCTTCAGAAGGAGTATTGAACTTTTCTGCGTATTCTATTCTTTCCTTTTGTCGTAACCACCACCTTCTTCAG CTCTTTGGTCGCCCTCAGTGGCTCACAGTAAGATGGCGTTCCCAGACTTACATCTCCAAG GTTAAAGATGATCTGGAAAGAAGAGGCTGTCAAATAAGAAATGGTTGTGAAGTACGCGCTGTTTCAACTAAGGATGAGG GTTGTGTTGTTACATGTGAAAATGGTTCCATTGAAGTATATAACTCGTGCATAGTGGCTGCGCATGCTCCAGATGCTCTTAAGATTTTGGGAGAGCAGGCAACATATGATGAATCAAGAATACTTGGTGCTTTCCAATATGCCTACAG TGATATTTTCCTTCATCGTGACAAAAACTTCATGCCCCAAAATCCAGCAGCATGGAGCGCATGGAATTTTCTTGGAACTGTGGATAATAAAGTATGTGTAACATATTGGCTCAACATCCTCCAG AATCTAGGAGAAACTGGACTGCCTTACCTGGTAACTCTCAATCCGCCTCATACACCTGAGAATACATTACTCAGGTGGTCAACTGGGCATCCAGTTCCATCAGTTGCTGCCTCAAAAGCTTCTACTCGACTTAATGACATCCAGGGGAAGAGAGGAATATGGTTCTGTGGAGCATATCAAG GTTATGGTTTCCATGAAGATGGACTTAAG GCTGGTACAGTTGCTGCTCAGAGCCTGCTCAGAAAAAGTTGTACTATCCTGAGTAACCCCAAACACATGGTACCTTCCTGGACAGAGACTGGGGCACGCCTTCTCGTTACTAAATTCCTCAATGGTTTTATTGCTACTGGCTCATTAAT GTTACTGGAAGAAGGTGGCACAATGTTTACCTTTGAAGGAACAACAAAGAAAAGCTTCCTGAAAGTTTCTATTAAAGTTCACAGCCCACAGTTTTATTGGAAG GTTGCTACTCAAGCCGACTTAGGCCTTGCAGATGCCTATATAAACGGGGACATTTCTTTCGTGGATAAAAATGAAGGTTTGCTTAATCTTTTCATG GTTTATGTTGCCAACAGAGATCTTAAAGCTTCTGTCACAAGTTCTAGCTACCAAAG AGGCTGGTGGACACCACTGCTTCTGACGGCTGGACTAGCATCTGCAAAGTACTTCTTTCAGCATGTTTCAAGACAAAATACTCTAACACAGGCTCGCCGAAACATCTCTCGGCATTATGATCTG AGCAATGAActattttctctgtttttggATGAAACAATGACGTATTCATGTGCAATATTTAAG TCTGAAGATGAGGacttgaaaattgcacaattGAGAAAAATTTCCCTATTGATTGAAAGG GCCAGAATCAGTAAGGACCACCATGTCCTGGAGATTGGCTGCGGTTGGGGAAGTCTAGCTATTGAAGTTGTCAAAAGAACTGGATGTCAATACACTGGAATCACCCTTTCTGAGAAGCAACTTACATATGCAGAACAGAAAGTGAGGGAAGTTGGGATGCAG GATCACATAAAATTTCTTCTTTGCGACTATCGTCAATTGCCAGAAACCTATAAATATGACAGAATCATATCTTG TGAGATGTTGGAAGCTGTTGGTCATGAATTTATGGAGAAGTATTTCAGCTCTTGCAACTCAGTATTGGCAGAAGATGGGATTCTGGTCCTACAG TTTATATCAATACCAGATGAGAGGTATGAAGAATACAGACAAAGCTCAGACTTCATAAGAGAGTACATCTTTCCAGGTGGTTGCCTACCTTCACTTAGCCGAGTAACATCAGCGATGGCTGCAGCATCCGGACTGTG CGTGGAGCACCTGGAAAACTTTGGAATCCATTACTATCATACCCTTAGGCGTTGGAGGACAAACTTCCTGTCAAAACAAAG TGAAATCCTGGAATTGGGTTTCGATGAAAAGTTCATCCGGACGTGGGAATACTATTTTGATTACTGTGCTGCTGGATTCAAAACATGCACACTTGGAAACTACCAG GTTGTATTTTCCCGGCCAGGCAATGTTGTATCCTTTGGCAATCTACAGAAAGGTGTACCTTCAGCCTATTGA